In a genomic window of Candidatus Hadarchaeales archaeon:
- a CDS encoding carboxylesterase family protein gives MKKEILVCATAVFFLLSSLQPLAGAPRSNGWTPSLLVSTRYGLVEGFEKDGVYVWLGIPYAKPPLGELRWKAPRDPEAWEGVLKATAFPPPPVQFAGIMGSIEVEKIRNHEVIGSENCLYLNIWRPKSGERLPVYVWIYGGANQAGQSALPLYHGANLARKANVVVVTLNYRVGIAGWFRHPALRTGNPLDDSGNYGLLDIVKALEWVHYNIENFGGDPNNVTVAGESAGAMNIYHLLVSPYVKQEYFDKGIKLFHRAVLESGALLPVPPELAEREAHGMLVRLLVREGWAENEEEAERMIAEMGAEGIANLLLSMPMENLYRCFVPDYMGSFSSGGIPFLSLLGLSGCLADGYVIASPIWKPYWRLMVGKYIKVPVIIGNTSEEVKFMLPFMVEPEKAMETMENAILGYPLSDNLEDYMDPLWHPIYQPVSDLLTSLWQLVGVEIPASLMRLHQKEVYVFKFSWNEEPKPFDFIVGACHSSEIPFIFGNVGPGDYCPPYSSPYFAYSPQNEKGRMKLSDAMIAYWSGFMRKGVPEAQGLPKWTPWTIKPKCPNRMVLDANEENLEVRMECSFATVEGLKALKDLLRDFPWENLADYLQELLGILGIDVRTWFGF, from the coding sequence GTGAAAAAAGAAATTTTGGTGTGTGCAACAGCGGTTTTCTTCCTCCTATCCTCCCTTCAGCCCTTGGCGGGAGCCCCAAGATCCAACGGATGGACTCCCAGTCTTCTGGTTTCTACCCGTTATGGTCTGGTGGAGGGTTTTGAAAAAGATGGAGTTTATGTTTGGCTGGGCATCCCTTACGCCAAACCACCCCTGGGCGAGTTGAGATGGAAAGCCCCGAGGGATCCTGAGGCATGGGAGGGAGTGCTGAAGGCCACCGCGTTTCCACCCCCACCGGTTCAGTTCGCGGGTATCATGGGGAGTATAGAGGTTGAAAAGATTAGGAACCATGAAGTCATAGGAAGCGAGAATTGCCTCTATCTGAACATTTGGAGACCGAAGAGTGGGGAAAGGCTCCCCGTTTACGTCTGGATTTACGGAGGGGCCAACCAGGCCGGTCAGAGCGCTCTCCCCCTCTATCACGGAGCGAACTTGGCCCGCAAGGCCAACGTGGTGGTGGTAACCCTTAACTACAGGGTGGGGATAGCGGGTTGGTTCCGCCATCCCGCCTTGAGGACGGGCAATCCCCTAGACGATTCGGGCAACTACGGACTCTTGGACATCGTCAAGGCGTTGGAATGGGTACACTACAACATCGAAAACTTTGGAGGGGATCCCAACAACGTGACGGTAGCGGGAGAATCGGCTGGGGCCATGAACATCTACCACCTCTTGGTTTCACCCTATGTGAAACAGGAATACTTCGATAAGGGAATAAAACTCTTCCACAGGGCGGTTTTGGAGAGTGGGGCACTCCTTCCCGTTCCTCCAGAACTAGCCGAAAGGGAGGCCCATGGAATGTTGGTTCGTCTCTTGGTGAGGGAAGGGTGGGCGGAAAACGAGGAGGAGGCGGAGAGGATGATTGCCGAGATGGGTGCGGAGGGGATAGCAAATCTTCTCCTCTCCATGCCCATGGAGAACCTCTACAGATGCTTCGTTCCGGATTACATGGGGTCCTTCAGTAGTGGGGGGATTCCCTTCCTAAGCCTCTTGGGTCTTTCTGGCTGTCTGGCGGATGGGTACGTTATTGCTTCCCCCATCTGGAAACCCTACTGGAGGTTGATGGTGGGTAAGTACATCAAGGTCCCCGTGATCATCGGGAACACCTCGGAAGAGGTCAAGTTCATGTTGCCCTTCATGGTCGAGCCCGAGAAGGCCATGGAAACCATGGAGAATGCCATCCTAGGCTATCCCCTCTCCGACAACTTGGAAGACTATATGGATCCCCTCTGGCACCCCATCTATCAGCCCGTTTCCGATCTCCTCACCTCCCTCTGGCAATTGGTGGGAGTGGAAATACCTGCCAGCTTAATGCGCCTGCATCAGAAGGAAGTGTATGTCTTCAAGTTTTCTTGGAACGAAGAACCTAAGCCTTTCGACTTCATCGTCGGGGCCTGTCATTCCTCCGAAATTCCCTTCATCTTCGGAAACGTGGGTCCGGGGGATTATTGCCCACCCTATTCTTCCCCCTATTTCGCCTACAGTCCCCAGAACGAAAAGGGAAGGATGAAGCTTTCCGATGCCATGATAGCCTACTGGTCGGGTTTCATGAGGAAGGGAGTACCGGAGGCGCAGGGCTTACCCAAATGGACTCCTTGGACCATCAAGCCCAAATGTCCCAACCGTATGGTACTGGATGCCAACGAAGAGAACTTGGAGGTGAGGATGGAGTGCTCCTTCGCTACCGTGGAGGGACTCAAGGCCCTTAAAGACCTGTTGAGGGACTTCCCGTGGGAAAACCTGGCAGACTATCTGCAGGAGTTGTTGGGCATCCTAGGAATAGACGTGAGGACTTGGTTTGGTTTTTAG
- a CDS encoding alcohol dehydrogenase catalytic domain-containing protein, which yields MRVAVYYRGGEIRVEERPKPEIGPGEFLMKVMACGICGTDVLQWYRDPQAPRVLGHEAVGVVEEVGEGVGVVKVGDRVFVSHHVPCGQCRYCIKGHETACETLHTSNYDPGGFSEYVRVPKINVEKGTYLLPPQLSFEEATFIEPLGCTVRAQRLAGVGEEDTVLIIGGGVSGLLHLQLSKLRGATTVMVADLRDYRLEAAKRFGADFALRGGEGLPERVREILGRGADHVILCAGSRQAAEQAFKCVDRGGTILFFAVPPPDSSLSFVPAERWREEVKLMTSYGAAPRDLEEALDLLRRGRIRVKEMITHRVGLGEIALGFKLVAEAGESLKVVVEPQR from the coding sequence ATGCGCGTAGCCGTTTACTACAGGGGTGGAGAGATAAGGGTAGAAGAGAGACCCAAGCCCGAAATCGGTCCCGGCGAGTTCCTCATGAAGGTGATGGCCTGCGGAATCTGCGGGACGGATGTTCTCCAGTGGTACCGCGACCCGCAGGCACCGAGGGTGCTGGGACATGAAGCGGTGGGTGTGGTGGAGGAAGTGGGGGAGGGAGTGGGAGTGGTGAAGGTGGGGGACAGGGTTTTCGTTTCCCACCATGTGCCCTGTGGGCAATGCCGTTACTGTATCAAGGGACATGAGACGGCCTGCGAGACCCTCCACACCTCCAATTACGATCCCGGTGGTTTCTCCGAGTACGTGAGGGTGCCGAAAATCAACGTGGAAAAGGGAACCTACCTCCTTCCCCCCCAGCTCTCCTTCGAGGAAGCCACCTTCATCGAACCCTTGGGGTGTACCGTGAGGGCACAGAGACTGGCGGGTGTGGGGGAGGAGGATACCGTACTCATCATAGGAGGAGGGGTCTCCGGTCTCCTCCACCTCCAGCTTTCCAAGCTCAGGGGTGCGACAACGGTCATGGTCGCAGACCTCCGGGATTACAGGCTGGAAGCTGCCAAACGCTTTGGGGCGGATTTTGCCCTCCGCGGAGGGGAGGGCCTCCCCGAAAGGGTGAGGGAGATCCTCGGAAGGGGGGCCGATCACGTCATCCTCTGCGCGGGTTCGAGGCAGGCAGCGGAGCAAGCTTTCAAATGCGTGGACAGGGGAGGAACCATCCTCTTCTTCGCCGTTCCTCCTCCCGACTCCTCCCTTTCTTTCGTGCCCGCGGAGAGGTGGAGGGAAGAGGTGAAGCTGATGACCTCTTACGGAGCAGCCCCTAGGGATCTGGAGGAAGCCCTGGATCTCCTCAGGAGGGGAAGGATAAGGGTTAAGGAGATGATCACCCACAGGGTGGGGCTGGGGGAAATAGCCCTAGGTTTCAAGCTGGTGGCCGAAGCCGGGGAATCCCTCAAGGTGGTGGTGG
- the lsrF gene encoding 3-hydroxy-5-phosphonooxypentane-2,4-dione thiolase: protein MDWGMKNRLAQLIQRDGRALFLPIDHGYFQGPTHRLEKPGETIAPLLPYADAIMLTRGILRSCVDPTNTKPIILRVSGGTSIVGEDLSHEGIITSVKEAIRLNASAVSVSIFVGSRYEHQTLMNLARLVDECEEYGIPVMAVTAVGRELEKREARYLALCCRIAAELGARIVKTYYCKEGFEKVVEGCPVPVVIAGGPKVDSEREVFEFVYDGIQKGAIGVNLGRNIWQHDYPVAMIRALRAIIHENATPREAQEVFESVKVGAKP, encoded by the coding sequence ATGGACTGGGGAATGAAAAACAGGCTGGCCCAACTCATCCAAAGGGATGGGAGGGCCCTCTTCCTACCCATCGACCATGGTTATTTCCAGGGCCCCACCCACAGGCTGGAGAAACCCGGTGAAACCATTGCCCCCCTCCTCCCCTACGCCGACGCCATCATGCTCACGAGGGGAATCCTGCGCTCCTGTGTAGACCCCACCAACACCAAGCCCATCATCCTGAGGGTCTCTGGGGGGACGAGCATCGTGGGGGAAGATCTTTCCCACGAGGGTATCATCACCTCCGTGAAGGAAGCGATAAGGTTGAACGCCAGTGCCGTTTCCGTTTCCATCTTCGTGGGGAGCAGGTACGAGCATCAGACGCTGATGAACCTGGCCAGGCTGGTGGACGAGTGCGAGGAATATGGGATACCCGTGATGGCGGTGACGGCGGTGGGCAGGGAACTGGAGAAAAGGGAAGCCAGGTATCTCGCCCTCTGTTGCAGGATCGCTGCGGAGCTGGGGGCAAGGATCGTGAAGACCTATTACTGCAAGGAGGGTTTCGAGAAGGTGGTGGAGGGATGTCCCGTTCCCGTGGTGATAGCGGGGGGACCGAAGGTGGATTCGGAAAGGGAAGTCTTTGAGTTCGTCTACGACGGCATCCAGAAGGGTGCCATAGGGGTTAACCTCGGAAGGAACATCTGGCAGCACGATTATCCCGTCGCCATGATCAGGGCGCTGAGGGCCATCATCCACGAGAACGCGACGCCCAGGGAGGCCCAGGAAGTCTTCGAGAGCGTAAAGGTGGGTGCCAAACCCTGA